The Rhododendron vialii isolate Sample 1 chromosome 8a, ASM3025357v1 genome has a window encoding:
- the LOC131335592 gene encoding protein HOTHEAD-like produces the protein MALVEAVAVKKELFLCLLIWINALTLGQGRQNWKNHYPFIQQASSFSSSSDSSSSSAASSGGGKAYDYIIVGGGTAGCPLAATLSQNFSVLLLERGGVPFANYNVSHMKTFHLTLADISPSSASQVFISTDGVLNSRARVLGGGSSINAGFYTRASTSYVRKAGWDARLVNESYPWIEKQIVHQPNLVPWQRAVRDGLLEVGVSPFNGFTYDHLYGTKVGGTIFDKFGRRHTAAELLASSNPEKLSVLVHATVQKIVFDTKVKKPRAVGVIFKDEQGNQHTAYISKRRGSEIIVSSGAIGSPQMLLLSGIGPKADLKKLNISMVLDNEFVGKGMSDNPMNTVFIPSNRPVEQSLIQIVGITKKGVYIEASSGFGQSQDSIQCHHGILSAEIGQLSTIPPKQRTKEAIQAYTRSKKDLPYEAFMGGFILEKIANPISKGDLSLVNTNVDDNPSVTFNYFSHPYDLQRCVDGIRMVEKLVSSKHFANLTQFNKQTNEKLLNMSVKANVNLIPKHTNDTKSLEQFCKDTVITIWHYHGGCHVGKVVNHDYKVLGVHRLRVIDGSTFTESPGTNPQATLMMLGRYMGVKILRGRLGRSAGM, from the exons GTAGGCAAAACTGGAAAAATCATTACCCATTCATCCAGCAAGCAAGCtcattctcctcctcctccgactCTTCCTCGTCCTCCGCCGCGTCAAGTGGCGGCGGCAAGGCCTACGACTACATAATCGTGGGGGGTGGCACCGCCGGTTGCCCTTTGGCGGCCACCCTCTCCCAAAACTTCAGTGTTTTGTTGTTAGAAAGAGGAGGTGTCCCTTTTGCGAACTATAATGTATCCCATATGAAGACCTTCCATTTAACCCTGGCGGATATTTCGCCAAGTTCAGCTTCTCAAGTTTTTATTTCGACAGATGGGGTGCTTAATTCTAGGGCCAGGGTTTTGGGTGGTGGTTCTTCCATCAATGCTGGGTTCTACACTAGAGCTAGCACAAG CTATGTTAGAAAAGCGGGTTGGGATGCTAGACTGGTGAACGAGTCATACCCATGGATTGAAAAGCAGATTGTTCATCAGCCGAATCTTGTGCCGTGGCAGAGAGCCGTTAGGGACGGTCTATTGGAAGTAGGGGTCTCGCCTTTTAATGGGTTCACTTATGATCACTTGTACGGAACCAAAGTTGGTGGAACCATTTTTGACAAGTTTGGCCGCCGTCACACTGCTGCTGAGCTACTTGCTTCTTCAAATCCTGAAAAGCTCAGTGTTCTAGTTCACGCCACTGTACAAAAGATTGTATTCGACACAAAAG TGAAGAAACCAAGGGCAGTGGGAGTCATATTCAAAGATGAACAAGGGAACCAACACACAGCATATATTTCAAAGAGGcgtgggagtgaaataatagtGTCCAGTGGAGCAATTGGCAGCCCCCAGATGCTACTACTAAGTGGCATTGGCCCAAAGGCTGATCTTAAAAAGTTGAACATATCAATGGTTCTCGACAATGAGTTTGTCGGTAAAGGGATGTCCGACAACCCAATGAATACGGTGTTCATTCCCTCTAATAGACCGGTGGAGCAGTCGTTGATACAGATTGTTGGGATTACGAAGAAGGGTGTGTACATTGAGGCTAGCAGTGGGTTTGGGCAGTCACAGGATAGCATTCAGTGCCATCATGGAATCTTATCAGCTGAG ATTGGGCAGCTCTCCACCATTCCCCCAAAGCAAAGGACCAAAGAAGCAATACAAGCCTACACCAGAAGCAAGAAAGACCTCCCATACGAAGCATTCATGGGAGGCTTCATTCTAGAGAAAATTGCCAATCCGATCTCAAAGGGTGACCTCAGCCTAGTCAACACAAATGTAGACGACAACCCCTCCGTCACCTTCAACTACTTCAGCCACCCCTATGATCTACAACGCTGTGTGGACGGAATCCGGATGGTGGAGAAGCTTGTGAGCTCCAAACACTTCGCGAACCTCACCCAGttcaacaaacaaacaaacgagAAGCTACTTAACATGAGCGTCAAGGCTAATGTTAACCTCATACCCAAACACACCAATGACACGAAGTCTCTGGAGCAGTTTTGTAAAGACACTGTGATCACTATATGGCATTACCATGGAGGCTGCCATGTGGGTAAGGTTGTGAACCATGATTATAAAGTTCTCGGGGTCCACAGGCTCCGAGTTATTGATGGATCGACATTCACTGAATCACCCGGGACTAATCCTCAGGCTACTTTAATGATGCTGGGCAG GTACATGGGAGTGAAGATATTGAGAGGAAGACTGGGAAGATCAGCTGGTATGTGA